A window from Dermacentor albipictus isolate Rhodes 1998 colony chromosome 10, USDA_Dalb.pri_finalv2, whole genome shotgun sequence encodes these proteins:
- the LOC135918137 gene encoding uncharacterized protein, translating to MWQSRVIVSTVDADAIVSSPQPFSVFAMTQKDLDVLCDALAEMSGEELLSLKKSDIWWLPDLENDTPVQAMHAIRLSVERFDSLDTRTSLVAWLYCCLEERQVLRSWRSYRISGAPSPAVARKVRFILHERLATVLKYPGCHTNCAKTESEGVVYACVMATPLGDTSLEHDVIGLCAPRSLPYLFVHATTRCELRVTAALHVVLQKDPEKILEGHFDKLGLAIACYREHRADDGAQLMSNAPDDKTGPVLKTSDRKDETAADQPGQPSVTKPPLSRTEKDDSGSSQSDHQN from the exons ATGTGGCAGAGCCGGGTCATAGTATCAACGGTTGATGCTGATGCTATAGTAAGTTCGCCACAGCCTTTttcagtatttgcgatgacgcaAAAAGACTTGGACGTGCTGTGCGATGCACTCGCCGAAATGTCAGGGGAAGAACTGCTGTCCCTGAAGAAATCCGACATCTGGTGGCTACCGGACTTAGAGAATGATACGCCGGTGCAGGCCATGCACGCCATTCGACTTTCCGTGGAACGTTTTGATTCGCTTGACACCCGTACCTCCCTCGTTGCGTGGCTCTACTGCTGCCTCGAGGAGCGGCAAGTACTTCGCTCGTGGCGTTCGTATCGTATCAGCGGAGCCCCCAGTCCCGCTGTGGCGCGTAAAGTCCGCTTCATTCTGCACGAGCGATTGGCGACCGTTTTGAAATATCCGGGTTGCCATACCAACTGCGCTAAGACAGAGAGTGAAGGTGTCGTCTACGCCTGCGTCATGGCCACGCCTCTCGGAGACACTTCATTGGAGCACGACGTCATCGGCTtgtgcgctccgcgttcgctgccGTATCTGTTCGTTCACGCCACGACGAGATGTGAGCTCCGTGTCACTGCCGCACTCCACGTCGTgctgcagaaagatcccgaaaaAATACTCGAAGGCCACTTCGACAAACTTGGATTAGCAATTGCCTGTTACCGTGAGCACAGGGCTGACGATGGTGCGCAGTTGATGAGCAATGCACCGGACGACAAGACAGGACCCGTCTTGAAGACTTCCGACCGGAAAGACGAGACAGCAGCCGACCAACCTGGACAGCCTTCTG TGACGAAGCCGCCGTTATCAAGAACAGAAAAG GACGATTCCGGTAGCAGCCAAAGTGACCACCAAAATTAA